One region of Purpureocillium takamizusanense chromosome 4, complete sequence genomic DNA includes:
- the POL12 gene encoding DNA-directed DNA polymerase alpha subunit pol12 (EggNog:ENOG503NW80~BUSCO:EOG09261V87~COG:L) produces MWLAVRDIKLTGHPAPLATVEMQSCSWTHQWGGHLTRFSCDASPSRVLHTPHHPSTTEAATQYHDRSISQLKVSKGSESVWHRSRRQALHRRHAAKPTRLPIMADAEIQSRFAPPNKPLEPDVVAELQSMMRLHDLPAEDLYYKWDSYCIKLDLDAQDVSLRHVRGLKQSIQDELDRDSRRQHAQQQVRTERKVNATPKAGGADVFGMLDGLVPSTPATGASKLSRGAGSASAARRRIDTPKGGAAAGSSPAGGMKDQLNAMHGVSVSSFSDRTNPGEVIEILNNQLPAAEAPMAPYAEPRIKLAASSDQKKMAYRPLAMKLSEASEILDDRIDDFLALVQEHHQLEDSAFGNAAAQSTTEVVAVGRIASDSLEGKLNAASLVLETSRRTGMGFRVPLRTDRLRAWSCFPGQIVALRGSNATGNEFVVNEVLEIPLLPNAASSAATLEGVKEKLRGGPDAMESDAEPAPLSIIFASGPYTADDNLDYEPLHALCSQAADSYADALVLTGPFLDIDHPLIATGDFDLPDEANHDPDTATMATVFRYLVAPAFTRLASANPHLTVVLVPSVRDVLAKHVSWPQDTVPRKELGLPKSVRIVTNPMTLSVNEMVLGVSSQDVLYELRAEELAPPKTAAGAGGDLMSRLVRYLVEQRHYFPLWPAADRARLPKTGTEEGVATGAVLDVSYLKLGEMVNVRPDVMLVPSALPPFARVVESVLAVNPGYLSKRRGAGTYARMTLHPPKTEGEHGDTMLGHKVFHRARVEIVRI; encoded by the exons aTGTGGCTCGCTGTCCGTGACATCAAACTGACAGGACATCCTGCTCCTCTGGCGACGGTAGAAATGCAGAGCTGCAGTTGGACGCATCAGTGGGGCGGCCACTTAACGCGCTTCTCCTGCGACGCGTCTCCCAGCCGCGTCCTCCACACAccccaccatccatccaccaccgAAGCGGCGACGCAATACCACGACCGCAGCATCTCACAATTGAAAGTGAGCAAAGGTTCGGAATCCGTGTGGCATCGATCTCGTCGCCAGGCACTGCATCGGAGACACGCTGCGAAGCCCACCCGCCTACCCATCATGGCGGACGCGGAGATCCAGTCCCGCTTCGCGCCCCCCAACAAGCCGCTCGAGCCCGACGTCGTGGCCGAGCTGCAGTCCATGATGCGGCTGCacgacctgcccgccgaggacctctACTACAAGTGGGACTCGTACTGCATCAAGCTGGACCTCGACGCGCAGGACGTGTCGCTGCGGCACGTGCGCGGCCTCAAGCAGAGCATCCaggacgagctcgacagggacagccgccgccagcacgcgcagcagcaggtccgCACGGAGCGCAAGGTCAATGCCACGcccaaggcgggcggcgccgacgtcttcGGCATGCTGGATGGCTTGGTGCCTAGCACGCCGGCTACGGGCGCGAGCAAGCTGAGCAGGGGGGCcggcagcgcgagcgcggcgcggaggaggatcGATACccccaagggcggcgccgcggcggggagCTCGCCGGCTGGCGGCATGAAGGACCAGCTCAATGCCATGCATGGCGTGTC AGTCTCCTCCTTCAGCGACAGGACAAACCCCGGCGAAGTCATCGAGATCCTCAACAaccagctgcccgccgccgaggcgcccaTGGCCCCGTACGCCGAGCCGAGGATCAAGCTCGCCGCGAGCTCCGAccagaagaagatggcgtACCGGCCGCTTGCCATGAAGCTCTCCGAGGCGAGCGagatcctcgacgaccgcATCGACGACTTCCTCGCCCTGGTGCAGGAGCACCACCAGCTCGAGGACTCGGCGTTTGgcaacgccgcggcgcagagCACGaccgaggtcgtcgccgtgggccGCATCGCGTCCGACTCCCTCGAGGGCAAGCTCAACGCCGCGTCGCTCGTGCTCGAGACGTCGCGGCGCACCGGCATGGGGTTCCGCGTGCCGCTCAGGACGGACAGGCTCCGCGCGTGGAGCTGCTTCCCGGGCCAGATCGTCGCCCTCAGGGGCAGCAACGCCACGGGCAACGAGTTCGTCGTCAACGAGGTGCTCGAGATTCCGCTGCTGCCCAacgcggcgtcctcggccgccaccctcgagggcgtcaaggagaagctgcgAGGCGGGCCCGACGCCATGGAGTCCGACGCagagcccgcgccgctgaGCATCATCTTCGCGTCGGGCCCTTACACGGCGGACGACAACCTCGACTACGAGCCGCTTCACGCGCTGTgcagccaggccgccgactcgtacgccgacgcgctcgtcctcACGGGCCCGTTCCTCGACATCGACCACCCGCTCATCGCGACGGGCGACTTCGACCTGCCTGACGAGGCCAACCACGACCCCGACacggccaccatggccaccgTGTTCCGCTACCTCGTCGCCCCGGCCTTTACGCGTCTCGCGTCCGCAAACCCGCACCTCACCGTCGTGCTCGTCCCGTCGGTGcgcgacgtcctcgccaagcACGTCTCCTGGCCGCAGGACACGGTCCCGCGCAAGGAGCTCGGCCTGCCCAAGTCGGTGCGCATCGTCACCAACCCCATGACCCTGTCCGTCAACGAAATggtcctcggcgtctccaGCCAGGACGTCCTCTacgagctgcgcgccgaggagctcgccccGCCCaagaccgccgccggcgccggcggcgacctcaTGAGCAGGCTGGTCAGGtacctcgtcgagcagcggcacTACTTCCCGCTGTGGCCCGCCGCGGACAGGGCGCGGCTGCCCAAGACGGGCACGGAGGAGGGCGTCGCCACGGGGGCGGTGCTGGACGTGAGCTACCTGAAGCTGGGCGAGATGGTCAACGTGCGGCCAGACGTCATGCTCGTGCCCAGTGCCCTGCCGCCGTTTGCAAGG GTCGTCGAgagcgtcctcgcc